In the genome of Magnolia sinica isolate HGM2019 chromosome 2, MsV1, whole genome shotgun sequence, one region contains:
- the LOC131238026 gene encoding probable inactive receptor kinase At2g26730, with amino-acid sequence MAAGTWLYQLIKLALKETPHVFHFPAKMEVPKTLTLANYILIYLLVFSGDPTVGDYQSEERDALYALKYAFNDPFLNKNWNHLQCFKNNPNTTWYGITCVDGRVTGISLDSLGLAGQVPVNVLFNLTELIHLSFRNNSISGDLMNFSANWKLTNVDLSDNKFSGPISPSLTGLGSLVSLKLQDNFLIGKIPWFGQPSLREFNVSNNNLSGEIPATPTLQSFQESSYSNNPGLCGPPSPAVCKIDTVSGGPSDKPPHKNKSNLTGASLISIFVVLDIIALVLVIILFSIYYKKAKSKKREREVKSKLEKEAKRDRGSGGTRVTVIEERGTLSFIGQAGGFELNDLLKASAEELGKGSFGSSYKAMIDGMAPVVVKRMRDLSSFTRERFAKHVKVVADLKHPNLLPLLAYYHSKDEKLLIYRFAPNGNLFNRIHGGKGKDRIPFKWNSRLLVAQGVARAMAYLHLKATKQDAIPHGNLKSSNVLLDENELPLVSDYGLVPLIAGPAAVERMVSYKSPEHQQGRKASIKSDVWSYGCLLLELITGRVPSHSAPPGVHGVDLYNWANRAVREEWTVEIFDIEISVQRGASEGALKLLQIALNCCNESMENRPNMEEVARDVDNIRLSNSDENSDSLSLTDDSTSGSFIVGDERYSRS; translated from the exons ATGGCAGCTGGAACATGGCTTTACCAACTCATCAAATTAGCCCTTAAAGAAACTCCGCACGTCTTTCATTTCCCAGCGAAAATGGAAGtgcccaaaaccctaaccctagccaaCTACATACTTATATATCTCCTTGTCTTTTCCGGCGATCCAACCGTCGGAGACTACCAATCAGAGGAGAGAGACGCCCTCTATGCTCTCAAATACGCATTCAATGACCCTTTCCTCAATAAAAACTGGAATCATCTTCAATGCTTCAAGAACAATCCAAACACTACGTGGTATGGTATCACATGCGTGGATGGCCGCGTCACCGGAATTTCCTTGGACAGTCTGGGTCTGGCTGGTCAGGTCCCCGTCAACGTGCTGTTTAACCTCACGGAGCTCATTCACCTCAGCTTCAGAAACAATTCGATCTCCGGCGACCTCATGAACTTCTCGGCCAACTGGAAACTGACGAACGTTGACCTATCGGACAACAAGTTCAGTGGACCCATATCGCCTTCGCTAACGGGTCTTGGATCATTGGTGTCGTTGAAGCTCCAGGATAACTTTTTGATCGGAAAGATACCGTGGTTTGGCCAACCGAGCTTGAGAGAGTTCAATGTCTCTAATAACAATCTTTCAGGTGAGATCCCAGCGACACCTACTCTACAATCCTTTCAAGAATCATCATACTCAAATAATCCGGGCCTGTGCGGTCCGCCTTCTCCGGCAGTCTGCAAGATCGACACTGTAAGTGGAGGACCGAGTGATAAACCGCCTCACAAGAACAAATCCAATCTAACAGGGGCTTCTTTGATTTCCATTTTCGTAGTGTTGGATATAATTGCACTGGTCCTTGTGATTATTCTCTTCTCTATTTACTACAAGAAAGCAAAAtcgaaaaagagagagagggaggtaaaGTCGAAACTAGAGAAGGAGGCGAAGCGTGATAGAGGAAGCGGTGGAACGAGAGTAACCGTAATAGAAGAGAGAGGGACGCTTTCATTCATTGGTCAGGCGGGAGGTTTCGAACTCAATGATCTATTGAAAGCCTCGGCAGAGGAGTTGGGGAAGGGGAGCTTCGGGTCTTCTTATAAGGCAATGATTGATGGTATGGCGCCTGTCGTTGTTAAGCGGATGAGGGATCTAAGCTCCTTCACGAGGGAGCGGTTCGCGAAGCATGTTAAGGTTGTTGCTGATCTGAAGCACCCCAATTTGCTTCCTTTGCTTGCTTATTACCATTCCAAAGATGAGAAGCTGTTGATTTATAGATTCGCGCCTAACGGGAACCTGTTCAATCGCATACATG GAGGCAAAGGGAAGGACCGAATTCCATTCAAATGGAACTCACGGCTATTAGTAGCCCAAGGCGTAGCTCGAGCCATGGCATATCTGCATCTCAAAGCCACTAAACAGGACGCCATTCCCCATGGAAATTTGAAGTCTTCGAATGTTCTTCTTGATGAGAATGAGCTACCGCTAGTGTCCGATTACGGACTTGTTCCATTGATCGCCGGTCCTGCCGCAGTTGAACGGATGGTGTCATACAAATCGCCTGAGCATCAACAAGGAAGAAAAGCTTCAATCAAATCCGATGTATGGAGCTATGGTTGCCTTCTCCTTGAGCTTATAACGGGTAGAGTACCTAGTCATTCTGCCCCACCAGGCGTACATGGTGTGGATCTATACAATTGGGCTAATAGAGCTGTTAGAGAAGAATGGACAGTTGAGATTTTCGATATAGAGATATCTGTCCAGAGAGGTGCCTCAGAAGGGGCGCTTAAGTTGCTACAGATCGCTCTGAATTGCTGCAACGAGTCAATGGAAAACCGCCCAAACATGGAGGAAGTGGCGAGGGATGTAGACAACATAAGGTTATCCAACTCCGATGAAAACAGTGACTCGTTGTCATTGACGGACGATTCAACTAGTGGGTCATTTATAGTTGGTGATGAGAGATATTCCAGGTCTTGA